One Vigna unguiculata cultivar IT97K-499-35 unplaced genomic scaffold, ASM411807v1 contig_652, whole genome shotgun sequence genomic window carries:
- the LOC114172652 gene encoding uncharacterized protein LOC114172652: MADSNQEGGAGISPIQMQALTQHLERLLRQANDEIHERIDRLENDGVTRRGVRRQETRVARYDEERRNREQWGNPLQGIKLNIPSFAGKNDPEAYFNWELKMENVFDCGNFEEEQKVRLAASEFSHYALIWWHKLQRERQRDGDPPVDTWEELRRLMRRRYVPASYQRDMKFKLQRITQGSRSVEDYHKEMEMLMIQAKLEEDPEVTMARFINGLNNDIRDVVELQEFVEMEDLLHKAIQVEEQLKRKGASRRMASSSTYGWKDKAKREGYKSSPYSAKGETSSAMSTKATKEADPKPSKGNEAVPKRTRDITCFKCQGKGHYAYECPTKRTVVIRDDGGYSSESDANEESEGEEDEDVGPEMNEKGLLMVRRLLGSHIEAMDESQRDNIFHTRCIVQGQLCMVIVDSGSCANVASTRLVSKLNLPTKPHPRPYRLQWLSDEGEIKVKQQVEVPIVIGTYSDVISCDVVPMEACHLLLGRPWQHDHKTIHDGFSNKISFTHQGKKVVLKPLSPQEVCHDQVRLREKIMREKKVESESVIAKEREVRKVLLARQPLYMLVCKPVLNTNPEFPTSLPSSISSILQEFKDVFPSDLPSGLPPLRGIEHQVDLIPGATIPNRPAYRSNPEETKEIQRQKDGSWRMCSDCRSVNSITIKYRHPIPRLDDLLDELHGAQVFSKIDLKSGYNQIRIREGDEWKTAFKTKFGLYEWLVMPFGLTNAPSTFMRLMNHVLRDFIGHFVVVYFDDILIYSADLDLHAQHLHSVLSALRHEKLYANLEKCMFCQDHVVFLGFVVSSKGVEVDQSKVKAIQEWPTPKSVSDIRSFHGLASFYRRFVRDFSTLAAPLNELVKKNVSFKWGEKQEKAFQTLKQRLVSAPILALPNFSKSFEIECDASGIGIGAVLLQEGHPIAYFSEKLSGAALHYSTYDKELYALVRALKTWQHYLFPKEFVIHSDHESLKYLKGQGKLNTRHAKWVEFLEQFPYVIKYKKGKGNVVADALSRRHALLSMVETKLLGLEVLKGLYEEDKEFGQRYKECEKMAKDEYYRFEGFLFRANRLCVPQSSIRELLVKEAHRGGLMGHFGVLRTYDILHEHFYWVNMKKDVAKLCESCIECRQAKSKVLPQGLYTPLPVPEHPWVDLSMDFVLGLPRSSTGRDSILVVHSPFEVVYGFNPLSPLDLLPVPNISVFKHTEGQAKAEFVRKLHEKVKDQITKKNASYAKQANKGRRRVVFQPGDWVWVHMRKERFPEQRKSKLLPRGDGPFQVLERINDNAYKIQMPGEDGSALKKAGSDLETHPVQEGGNDEDISHQPGSKLTKEEENSLQGIGGPMTRSKAKQTKATLQRLILNLLEDVVKDPTHKLVYLITWKDEAKDEVELQNA, from the exons ATGGCAGATTCAAACCAAGAAGGAGGGGCAGGCATTAGTCCCATTCAAATGCAAGCTCTTACTCAACATCTTGAAAGATTACTCCGACAAGCCAATGATGAGATACATGAGAGAATTGATAGGTTGGAGAATGATGGAGTAACAAGAAGAGGTGTAAGGAGGCAAGAAACAAGGGTGGCGAGATATGATGAAGAAAGGAGGAATAGGGAGCAGTGGGGCAATCCTCTCCAAGGAATTAAACTAAACATTCCCTCTTTTGCAGGAAAGAATGATCCCGAAGCTTACTTTAATTGGGAGCTCAAGATGGAGAATGTGTTTGATTGCGGCAACTTTGAGGAGGAACAAAAGGTGAGGTTGGCAGCATCCGAATTCTCACACTATGCATTGATTTGGTGGCACAAGCTTCAAAGGGAGAGGCAAAGAGATGGAGATCCACCAGTAGACACATGGGAGGAATTGAGGAGGCTCATGAGGAGGAGATATGTCCCTGCATCCTATCAAAGGGATATGAAGTTTAAGCTTCAAAGAATTACTCAAGGAAGCCGAAGTGTGGAGGATTACCACAAAGAGATGGAGATGTTAATGATCCAAGCTAAGCTTGAGGAAGATCCTGAGGTAACAATGGCTAGGTTCATTAATGGGTTGAATAATGATATCCGTGATGTGGTTGAGTTGCAGGAGTTTGTGGAGATGGAGGATCTTCTCCATAAAGCCATCCAAGTAGAAGAGCAACTCAAAAGGAAGGGAGCTTCAAGGAGAATGGCGTCGTCTTCTACTTATGGGTGGAAGGACAAGGCTAAGAGGGAGGGATATAAGTCATCACCCTATTCGGCCAAGGGAGAGACCAGTTCGGCCATGAGTACCAAGGCCACCAAAGAAGCGGATCCTAAGCCTTCTAAGGGCAATGAAGCTGTACCAAAAAGAACTAGAGACATTACATGCTTCAAATGCCAAGGCAAGGGGCACTATGCATATGAATGTCCTACCAAGAGGACTGTGGTGATTAGAGATGATGGAGGATATTCTAGTGAGTCAGATGCAAATGAAGAATCTGAAGGAGAGGAGGATGAGGATGTTGGACCAGAAATGAACGAGAAGGGATTGTTGATGGTGAGGAGACTATTAGGATCTCATATAGAAGCCATGGATGAAAGCCAAAGGGACAACATTTTCCACACTAGGTGTATTGTCCAAGGGCAACTTTGCATGGTGATTGTGGATAGTGGGAGTTGCGCTAATGTGGCTAGTACAAGGCTAGTATCCAAGTTGAATCTTCCTACCAAGCCTCATCCCAGACCTTACCGTTTGCAATGGCTAAGTGATGAAGGAGAAATTAAAGTGAAACAGCAAGTGGAGGTGCCCATAGTCATTGGGACTTATTCTGATGTGATTTCATGTGATGTGGTGCCTATGGAGGCGTGTCATCTATTGTTGGGGAGACCATGGCAGCATGACCACAAGACCATCCATGATGGATTCTCCAACAAGATCTCTTTTACACATCAAGGAAAGAAGGTGGTGCTTAAACCTTTAAGCCCACAAGAGGTGTGTCATGATCAAGTGAGGTTGAGAGAGAAAAtcatgagagaaaagaaagttgAAAGTGAGAGCGTG ATAGCAAAAGAGAGGGAAGTGAGGAAGGTGTTGTTAGCACGGCAACCCTTATATATGCTTGTATGCAAACCTGTTTTGAATACTAACCCTGAATTTCCCACTTCCTTGCCATCTTCTATTTCTTCTATTTTGCAGGAATTCAAGGATGTTTTCCCCTCGGATTTGCCTAGTGGATTACCACCATTGAGGGGAATAGAACATCAAGTGGATTTGATACCTGGAGCCACCATTCCAAACAGGCCAGCGTATAGGAGCAATCCCGAGGAGACCAAGGAGATACAAAGGCAA AAAGATGGTTCTTGGCGCATGTGTAGTGACTGTAGAAGTGTGAATAGCATTACCATtaagtataggcatcccattcctagacTTGATGATTTACTTGATGAATTGCATGGTGCACAAGtgttttcaaaaattgatttgaaaagtGGATACAACCAAATTAGGATTAGAGAAGGAGATGAATGGAAAACTGcttttaaaaccaaatttgggttgTATGAGTGGCTGGTTATGCCATTTGGATTAACTAATGCACCAAGCACATTCATGAGGTTGATGAATCATGTTCTACGAGATTTTATAGGGCATTTTGTGGTAGTGTATTTTGATGATATTCTGATCTATAGTGCTGATTTGGACTTGCATGCTCAACATTTGCATTCTGTGTTATCTGCTTTGAGACATGAAAAGTTGTATGCTAATCTTGAGAAATGCATGTTTTGTCAAGACCATGTGGTATTTCTGGGTTTTGTGGTGAGTTCAAAAGGGGTAGAAGTTGATCAATCCAAAGTGAAGGCCATACAAGAGTGGCCAACACCCAAATCCGTGAGTGATATTAGGAGTTTTCATGGCCTggctagtttctataggagaTTTGTGAGAGATTTCAGCACCTTGGCAGCCCCCTTAAATGAGTTAGTGAAGAAAAACGTGAGCTTCAAGTGGGGGGAAAAACAAGAGAAAGCTTTCCAAACTCTTAAGCAAAGACTAGTGAGTGCACCCATCCTAGCATTGCCCAATTTTTCCAAATCCTTTGAGATAGAGTGTGACGCTTCTGGCATAGGTATAGGAGCTGTTCTACTTCAAGAAGGCCATCCCATAGCATACTTTAGTGAAAAATTGAGTGGAGCAGCCTTGCATTACTCTACTTATGACAAGGAACTCTATGCCTTAGTGAGAGCCCTCAAAACTTGGCAACATTATCTTTTTCCCAAGGAATTCGTTAtccatagtgaccatgagtctcTTAAGTATCTCAAGGGTCAAGGTAAGCTTAATACAAGACATGCCAAATGGGTTGAATTCTTAGAGCAATTTCCATATGTCATTaagtacaagaaagggaaaggaAATGTGGTTGCGGATGCCCTATCTAGGAGACATGCGCTACTATCTATGGTTGAGACCAAGTTGTTGGGTTTGGAAGTGTTGAAGGGGTTGTATGAGGAGGATAAAGAGTTCGGCCAAAGGTACAAGGAGTGTGAAAAGATGGCCAAGGATGAGTACTATAGATTTGAGGGGTTCTTGTTTAGAGCAAATAGGCTATGTGTTCCTCAATCTTCCATTAGAGAACTCTTAGTGAAGGAAGCACATAGAGGGGGGTTGATGGGTCATTTTGGAGTGCTTAGAACTTATGACATCTTGCATGAGCATTTCTATTGGGTTAACATGAAAAAGGATGTAGCCAAACTGTGTGAGTCATGCATTGAGTGTAGACAAGCTAAGTCTAAAGTTCTTCCCCAAGGTTTATACACTCCTCTTCCTGTTCCTGAACACCCTTGGGTGGATTTGTCCATGGATTTTGTGCTTGGATTGCCTCGATCAAGTACTGGCCGAGACTCCATACTAGTTGT TCATTCTCCTTTTGAGGTAGTGTATGGGTTTAATCCTTTATCTCCACTTGATTTATTACCTGTGCCTAACATTTCTGTGTTTAAGCATACTGAAGGACAGGCAAAGGCAGAGTTTGTGCGGAAGCTTCATGAGAAAGTTAAAGATCAAATCACCAAAAAGAATGCGAGCTACGCAAAGCAAGCCAACAAAGGTAGAAGGAGAGTTGTGTTCCAACCAGGAGATTGGGTGTGGGTACACATGAGGAAAGAGAGATTTCCCGAACAAAGGAAATCCAAGTTGCTGCCTAGAGGAGATGGACCATTCCAAGTCTTGGAAAGGATCAATGACAATGCTTACAAGATCCAAATGCCAG GTGAAGATGGTTCGGCTTTGAAGAAAGCTGGTTCGGATTTGGAGACCCATCCGGTTCAAGAGGGAGGGAATGATGAGGACATCTCTCACCAACCTGGATCCAAGCTAACCAAAGAAGAGGAGAACTCTCTACAAGGGATAGGAGGTCCTATGACGAGATCCAAGGCCAAGCAAACCAAGGCAACATTACAAAGGCTAATTCTAAATCTCTTAGAAGATGTGGTCAAGGATCCTACACATAAGCTTGTTTACTTGATCACTTGGAAGGATGAAGCTAAGGATGAAGTTGAGCTCCAAAATGCGTGA